The following are from one region of the Cystobacter ferrugineus genome:
- a CDS encoding helix-turn-helix domain-containing protein, giving the protein MRNVKSNEGGEEAAELEAAEASRLGARIRELRQARGFTLEALAERSGVSRAMISKVERGTNNPTLVVAVRIAQGLGVGLSELLSPPRPKQARVLLSPAQQPTFRDAESGVVRQLLSPAFETRGVEFVRFTLPAHASTGELPSKGVPVGKHLAVEKGTLRIDFPDGSVTVEAQDAFYFEADVPHAFVNAGRGVCVYYVVMARGPG; this is encoded by the coding sequence ATGAGAAATGTCAAGTCGAACGAGGGTGGAGAAGAAGCGGCGGAGCTGGAGGCGGCGGAGGCCTCGCGGTTGGGGGCACGCATCCGGGAGCTGCGGCAGGCGCGGGGGTTCACGCTGGAGGCACTGGCGGAGCGCTCCGGGGTGAGCCGGGCGATGATCTCCAAGGTGGAGCGGGGAACGAACAACCCCACGCTGGTGGTGGCGGTGCGTATCGCGCAGGGGCTCGGGGTGGGGTTGTCGGAGTTGTTGTCACCGCCGAGGCCGAAGCAGGCGCGGGTGCTGCTGTCTCCGGCGCAGCAGCCCACGTTCCGTGACGCGGAGAGCGGCGTGGTACGGCAGCTCCTGTCCCCCGCGTTCGAGACCAGGGGCGTGGAGTTCGTCCGCTTCACCCTGCCGGCACACGCCTCGACGGGGGAATTGCCGTCCAAGGGAGTCCCGGTGGGCAAGCACCTGGCGGTGGAGAAGGGCACGCTGCGCATCGACTTCCCGGACGGGAGCGTCACGGTGGAGGCCCAGGACGCCTTCTACTTCGAGGCGGACGTGCCCCACGCCTTCGTCAACGCGGGGCGCGGTGTGTGCGTGTACTACGTCGTCATGGCGCGCGGGCCGGGTTGA